The Solicola gregarius DNA window GGCGACGGCGATCACGCCGACGACCCAGGACGTCCACGACGGTCCGTCGAGATCGGCGAAGCCGATCACCCAGGGGGAGATGAACGTGACGACGCCGAGTACGACATGTGCGGACTCGCCGCTCATCGACGTCGGCATGGCCAGTGACCACAGCGAAGCAATGACGAGCAGGGCACCGAGCACGATCATCGTGGCCATCGCCCCGTCGCTGGTACCTACCCAGATGGTCGCCAGGGCGAGGTAAG harbors:
- a CDS encoding SPW repeat domain-containing protein: MKSWIRWQDWVALIAGAYLALATIWVGTSDGAMATMIVLGALLVIASLWSLAMPTSMSGESAHVVLGVVTFISPWVIGFADLDGPSWTSWVVGVIAVAVGLAALPEIRHQAAPTTQ